From a single Myxocyprinus asiaticus isolate MX2 ecotype Aquarium Trade chromosome 47, UBuf_Myxa_2, whole genome shotgun sequence genomic region:
- the LOC127437024 gene encoding ras-related protein Rab-19-like isoform X1, producing MDQEEKEWTMQSGSEPEDSFDFLFKIILIGDSNVGKTCVVQSFKTGLFSERQQNTIGVDFTVRTLNIEGKRVKMQVWDTAGQERFRTITQSYYRSAHGAMITYDITRRTTFDSVPRWIHDVKQFGAANVLMALIGNKCDLESKRDVHFEDACKLAEEKEMLAALETSTKQAKSIQDAFILMARELLLRHGMNMKQDDFCNDSSQVILPTNSRAIHDHALFTHEKKTCEC from the exons ATGGATCAAGAGGAGAAGGAGTGGACTATGCAGTCTGGATCAGAACCAGAAGACTCGTTTGACTTCCTCTTTAAGATTATTCTAATTGGAGATTCTAATGTGGGGAAAACCTGTGTGGTCCAGAGCTTCAAGACTGGACTCTTTTCAGAGAGGCAGCAGAACACTATTGGAGTTGACTTCACTGTTCGAACGCTCAACATTGAGGGCAAAAGAGTAAAG ATGCAGGTCTGGGACACGGCTGGACAGGAGCGTTTCCGCACCATCACACAAAGCTACTACCGTAGTGCACATGGAGCCATGATAACCTATGACATCACACGTAGAACCACGTTTGATTCGGTCCCGCGCTGGATCCATGATGTTAAACAGTTTGGAGCAGCTAATGTACTCATGGCTCTTATAG gTAATAAGTGTGACCTGGAGTCCAAGCGAGATGTTCATTTTGAGGATGCGTGTAAACTAgcagaagaaaaagaaatgttAGCAGCTTTGGAAACGTCTACGAAACAGGCTAAGAGCATACAGGATGCGTTTATCCTGATGGCACGAGAACTGCTTCTACGACATGGAATGAACATGAAACAGGACGATTTCTGTAATGACTCCTCACAAGTCATACTGCCAACAAATTCCCGAGCCATTCACGATCATGCTTTATTTACACATGAGAAGAAGACCTGTGAATGCtaa
- the LOC127437024 gene encoding ras-related protein Rab-19-like isoform X2, whose amino-acid sequence MDQEEKEWTMQSGSEPEDSFDFLFKIILIGDSNVGKTCVVQSFKTGLFSERQQNTIGVDFTVRTLNIEGKRVKVWDTAGQERFRTITQSYYRSAHGAMITYDITRRTTFDSVPRWIHDVKQFGAANVLMALIGNKCDLESKRDVHFEDACKLAEEKEMLAALETSTKQAKSIQDAFILMARELLLRHGMNMKQDDFCNDSSQVILPTNSRAIHDHALFTHEKKTCEC is encoded by the exons ATGGATCAAGAGGAGAAGGAGTGGACTATGCAGTCTGGATCAGAACCAGAAGACTCGTTTGACTTCCTCTTTAAGATTATTCTAATTGGAGATTCTAATGTGGGGAAAACCTGTGTGGTCCAGAGCTTCAAGACTGGACTCTTTTCAGAGAGGCAGCAGAACACTATTGGAGTTGACTTCACTGTTCGAACGCTCAACATTGAGGGCAAAAGAGTAAAG GTCTGGGACACGGCTGGACAGGAGCGTTTCCGCACCATCACACAAAGCTACTACCGTAGTGCACATGGAGCCATGATAACCTATGACATCACACGTAGAACCACGTTTGATTCGGTCCCGCGCTGGATCCATGATGTTAAACAGTTTGGAGCAGCTAATGTACTCATGGCTCTTATAG gTAATAAGTGTGACCTGGAGTCCAAGCGAGATGTTCATTTTGAGGATGCGTGTAAACTAgcagaagaaaaagaaatgttAGCAGCTTTGGAAACGTCTACGAAACAGGCTAAGAGCATACAGGATGCGTTTATCCTGATGGCACGAGAACTGCTTCTACGACATGGAATGAACATGAAACAGGACGATTTCTGTAATGACTCCTCACAAGTCATACTGCCAACAAATTCCCGAGCCATTCACGATCATGCTTTATTTACACATGAGAAGAAGACCTGTGAATGCtaa
- the LOC127437004 gene encoding T-complex protein 1 subunit beta translates to MASLSMAPVNIFRHGADEEKAETARLSSFIGAIAIGDLVKSTLGPKGMDKILLGGGREGSVTVTNDGATILKAIGVDNPAAKVLVDMSKVQDDEVGDGTTSVTVLAAELLREAELLIAKKIHPQIIISGWRKATQAAREALKAAAVDHGNDEDKFQEDLLNIARTTLSSKLLTHHKDHFAKLAVQAVMRLKGSGNLEAIHVIKKLGGSLTDSYLDEGFLLDKKVGVNQPKRIENANILIANTGMDTDKIKIFGSRVRVDSTAKVAEIESAEKEKMKEKVERILKHGINCFINRQLIYNYPEQLFAAAGVMAIEHADFVGVERLALVTGGEITSTFDHPELVKLGHCKLIEEVMIGEDTLIHFSGVDMGEACTIILRGATQQILDEAERSLHDALCVLAQTVKEPRTVYGGGCSEMLMAKVVSDLANRTPGKEAVAMESFAKALTMLPIIIADNAGYDSAELVSQLRAAHQDNKSTFGLDMTQGSIGDMAALGITESFQVKRQVLLSAAEAAEMILRVDNIIKAAPRKRVPDHHPC, encoded by the exons ATG GCGTCTTTATCAATGGCCCCCGTCAACATCTTCAGACATGGAGCAGATGAGGAGAAAGCAGAGACTGCTCGCCTC TCTTCATTCATCGGTGCCATAGCGATTGGAGATCTGGTCAAAAGCACTCTGGGACCCAAAGGAATG GACAAGATCCTATTGGGCGGTGGAAGAGAGGGGAGCGTCACTGTGACCAATGATGGAGCCACTATCCTGAAAGCCATCGGTGTGGATAATCCTGCTGCCAAAGTGCTCGTGG ACATGTCTAAAGTTCAGGATGATGAAGTTGGTGACGGAACGACATCTGTGACCGTGCTGGCCGCTGAACTGCTCAGG GAAGCGGAGCTCCTGATTGCCAAGAAGATTCATCCTCAGATCATTATCTCTGGATGGAGAAAAGCCACTCAAGCTGCTCGAGAAGCCCTCAAAGCAGCAGCCGTGGATCATGG AAATGACGAGGATAAGTTCCAGGAGGATTTGCTGAACATCGCCCGCACCACTCTGTCATCTAAACTCCTGACCCATCACAAAGATCACTTTGCTAAACTAGCAGTGCAAGCTGTGATGAGACTGAAGGGTTCTGGGAATCTGGAGGCCATTCATGTCATCAAGAAACTGGGAGGCAGTCTCACCGACTCGTACCTGGACGAAG GGTTTCTGCTGGATAAGAAGGTCGGTGTGAATCAGCCCAAGAGAATTGAGAATGCTAACATCCTCATCGCTAACACTGGCATGGACACTGATAAGATCAAG ATCTTCGGCTCTAGGGTTCGTGTGGACTCCACAGCTAAGGTGGCGGAGATCGAGTCTGCAGAGAAAGAGAAGATGAAGGAGAAGGTGGAGCGCATCCTTAAACACGGCATCAACTGCTTCATCAACAG GCAGCTGATCTATAATTATCCTGAGCAGCTGTTTGCCGCGGCTGGCGTGATGGCCATTGAACATGCTGACTTTGTTGGCGTGGAGCGTTTGGCTCTGGTCACAG GAGGTGAGATCACATCCACTTTTGATCACCCGGAGCTGGTGAAGCTGGGTCATTGTAAGCTCATCGAGGAGGTGATGATCGGAGAAGATACTCTCATTCACTTCTCTGGAGTGGACATGG gtgagGCGTGCACTATCATCCTGCGCGGGGCGACGCAGCAGATTCTGGACGAGGCGGAGCGTTCTCTTCACGACGCACTGTGCGTGCTTGCTCAGACCGTTAAAGAGCCACGTACCGTCTACGGCGGAG GATGTTCTGAAATGCTGATGGCGAAAGTCGTGTCCGATCTGGCCAACAGAACCCCAGGCAAAGAGGCCGTTGCCATGGAGTCGTTCGCTAAAGCACTGACCATG CTGCCCATCATCATCGCAGATAATGCAGGATATGACAGTGCAGAGCTGGTGTCTCAACTGAGAGCTGCTCACCAGGACAACAAGAGCACCTTCGGCCTGG ACATGACTCAGGGCAGTATCGGTGACATGGCGGCTCTGGGCATCACAGAGAGCTTCCAGGTGAAGAGACAGGTGCTGTTGAGCGCTGCCGAGGCCGCAGAGATGATCCTGAGAGTGGACAACATCATCAAAGCTGCTCCCAG GAAACGTGTTCCCGATCATCACCCCTGTTAA